The following are encoded in a window of Massilia sp. R2A-15 genomic DNA:
- the egtD gene encoding L-histidine N(alpha)-methyltransferase, whose protein sequence is MSTSSPTESHHPHAGAAVLAELDAGLRASHPCISPKFLYDALGSRLFEAICELPEYYPTRTEASIFARHGAAMAREVGPGRTLIDLGAGNCAKAASLFPLLHPAQYVAIDISADFVRESLERLHQRFPHIEMTALGLDFSNALDLPGVVRREKRLFFYPGSSIGNFTPGQAGAFLRRARAQCDDDGALLIGIDLVKDSATLDAAYDDALGVTAAFNLNILRHVNHLAGADFDVRQWRHSGRYNALESRIEMHLEAREDLTVNWRGGQRAFRAGARIHTENSYKYRQSAAVGLLEQAGFQATGVWTDPAGWFAVIHARAIAP, encoded by the coding sequence ATGTCGACGTCTTCACCGACCGAATCGCATCACCCTCACGCCGGCGCCGCCGTGCTGGCCGAACTCGATGCCGGTCTGCGCGCCAGCCATCCGTGCATCTCGCCCAAGTTCCTGTACGACGCGCTTGGGTCGCGCCTGTTCGAGGCGATCTGCGAACTGCCCGAGTACTATCCGACCCGCACCGAGGCGTCCATCTTTGCGCGCCACGGCGCCGCGATGGCGCGCGAGGTCGGCCCCGGCCGCACCCTGATCGACCTTGGCGCCGGCAACTGCGCCAAGGCCGCCAGCCTGTTCCCGCTGCTGCATCCGGCCCAGTACGTCGCCATCGACATCTCGGCCGACTTCGTGCGCGAGTCGCTAGAACGCCTGCACCAGCGGTTTCCCCACATCGAAATGACCGCGCTGGGGCTCGATTTTTCGAACGCGCTCGATCTGCCTGGTGTGGTGCGGCGCGAGAAGCGCCTGTTCTTCTACCCGGGTTCGTCGATCGGCAATTTCACGCCCGGCCAGGCGGGCGCCTTCCTGCGCCGCGCGCGTGCCCAGTGCGACGACGACGGCGCATTGCTGATCGGGATCGACCTGGTGAAGGACAGCGCCACGCTGGACGCCGCCTACGACGATGCGCTCGGCGTCACGGCCGCCTTCAACCTCAATATCCTGCGCCACGTGAACCACCTGGCCGGCGCCGACTTCGACGTGCGCCAGTGGCGCCACAGCGGCCGGTACAACGCGCTTGAAAGCCGCATCGAAATGCACCTCGAAGCGCGCGAGGACCTTACCGTGAACTGGCGCGGCGGCCAGCGCGCCTTCCGCGCCGGCGCGCGGATCCACACCGAGAACAGCTATAAATACCGGCAAAGCGCAGCGGTCGGGCTGCTGGAACAGGCGGGCTTCCAGGCCACCGGCGTCTGGACCGACCCGGCCGGCTGGTTCGCCGTCATCCACGCGCGCGCGATCGCGCCCTGA
- the egtB gene encoding ergothioneine biosynthesis protein EgtB: MKPSDDFTCRRRFESVRKRSEALAAPLSDEDCGAQSMPDASPVKWHLAHTTWFFETFILEQMEERFQPFHPTFRFLFNSYYNGIGDRHPRAKRGLLTRPSMAEVRAYRADVDERIGRLLAAQADNPQLAALIELGLQHEQQHQELILTDVQHLLAQNALNPAYTLAAPAPAEATPLRFLDFAGGVAQIGHAGDGFCFDNELPRHRQFVEPFALADRLVTNGEYLAFIDAGGYRDAALWLSEGWDQVNALALAQPMYWQRDEAGRWCEFTLHGLRPLDLARPVTSVSLFEADAYANWRGARLPTEFEWELAEGQGEALRQMFGHCWQWTSSSYAPYPGYATAPGALGEYNGKFMLNQYVLRGSSSATPAGHSRATYRNFFPAGARWQFTGIRLAK; the protein is encoded by the coding sequence ATGAAACCGTCCGACGATTTCACCTGCCGCCGCCGCTTCGAGAGCGTGCGCAAGCGATCGGAGGCGCTGGCAGCACCGCTGTCGGACGAAGACTGCGGTGCCCAGTCGATGCCGGACGCCAGTCCCGTCAAGTGGCACCTGGCGCACACCACCTGGTTCTTCGAGACCTTCATCCTCGAACAAATGGAGGAGCGCTTCCAGCCCTTCCATCCCACGTTCCGCTTCCTGTTCAACTCCTACTACAACGGCATCGGCGACCGCCATCCGCGCGCCAAGCGGGGCTTGCTGACGCGGCCGTCGATGGCCGAAGTGCGCGCCTACCGCGCCGACGTGGACGAACGGATCGGACGCCTGCTGGCGGCGCAGGCCGACAACCCGCAGCTGGCGGCGCTGATCGAGCTCGGGCTGCAGCACGAACAGCAGCACCAGGAGCTGATCCTCACCGACGTGCAGCACCTGCTGGCGCAAAATGCGCTCAATCCCGCCTACACCTTGGCGGCGCCGGCGCCGGCCGAGGCGACGCCGCTGCGATTCCTCGACTTCGCCGGCGGCGTCGCGCAGATCGGCCACGCGGGCGACGGCTTCTGCTTCGACAATGAGCTGCCGCGCCATCGCCAGTTCGTCGAGCCCTTCGCGCTCGCCGACCGGCTGGTGACCAATGGCGAATACCTCGCCTTCATTGACGCCGGCGGCTACCGCGATGCGGCGCTGTGGCTGTCCGAAGGCTGGGACCAGGTCAATGCGCTGGCGCTGGCGCAGCCGATGTACTGGCAGCGCGACGAAGCAGGGCGCTGGTGCGAGTTCACCTTGCACGGCCTGCGCCCGCTCGACCTCGCGCGGCCGGTGACCAGCGTGTCGCTGTTCGAGGCCGACGCCTACGCCAACTGGCGCGGCGCGCGGCTGCCGACCGAGTTCGAATGGGAGCTGGCCGAAGGCCAGGGCGAAGCGCTGCGCCAGATGTTCGGCCATTGCTGGCAGTGGACCAGCAGCAGCTACGCACCGTACCCGGGCTACGCGACGGCGCCTGGCGCGCTGGGCGAATACAATGGCAAGTTCATGCTCAACCAGTATGTGCTGCGCGGTTCCTCGAGCGCGACGCCTGCGGGCCACTCGCGCGCGACCTACCGCAACTTCTTCCCCGCCGGCGCACGCTGGCAATTCACCGGAATCAGGCTCGCAAAATAA
- a CDS encoding YihY/virulence factor BrkB family protein: MTVHLPHIDLHILNRRANAYILAHPLAFTLQVLKAFRANQGLLLAGAVAYYALLSIVPFLMLVVVILSHFIDQAELLLTLKRYLEWLVPSQSNSIAAEVAHFLDNRDLITWVLGGTMVFFSSLAFTVLENAMSVIFIHRVAIRRRHFLVSAVLPYCYIVALGAGVMLVTLVAGSLQVMGQESVRLFGATWSLKGVSGVMLYLLGLSGEILVLTSIYLVMPVGRLSLQHALIGGVTAALLWEVARHVLVWYFTTLSQVNVVYGSMTTAIVVMFSLEIGATLLLMGAQVISEYERVGRDGEGGEPKPMVTRPPV; encoded by the coding sequence ATGACAGTCCATCTGCCGCACATCGACCTCCACATCCTCAACCGCCGCGCCAACGCCTACATACTCGCCCATCCGCTCGCCTTTACCTTGCAGGTGCTGAAGGCGTTCCGCGCCAACCAGGGCTTGCTGCTGGCCGGCGCGGTAGCCTATTACGCCTTGCTGTCCATCGTGCCGTTCCTGATGCTGGTGGTGGTGATCCTGTCGCACTTCATCGACCAGGCCGAGCTGCTGCTCACGCTCAAGCGCTACCTCGAATGGCTGGTGCCGAGCCAGTCGAACTCGATCGCCGCCGAGGTGGCGCACTTCCTCGACAACCGCGACCTGATTACCTGGGTGCTGGGCGGGACGATGGTGTTTTTCAGTTCGCTCGCGTTCACGGTGCTGGAGAACGCGATGAGCGTGATCTTCATCCACCGGGTCGCGATCCGGCGCCGGCACTTCCTGGTGTCGGCGGTGCTTCCTTACTGCTACATCGTCGCGCTGGGCGCCGGCGTGATGCTGGTCACGCTGGTGGCCGGGTCGCTGCAGGTGATGGGGCAGGAGAGCGTGCGCCTGTTCGGCGCCACCTGGTCGCTCAAGGGAGTGTCGGGCGTGATGCTGTATCTGCTGGGGCTGAGCGGCGAGATCCTGGTGCTGACGTCGATCTACCTGGTGATGCCGGTCGGGCGGCTGTCGCTGCAGCACGCGCTGATCGGCGGCGTCACCGCGGCGCTGCTGTGGGAAGTCGCGCGCCACGTGCTGGTGTGGTACTTCACCACGCTGTCGCAGGTGAACGTGGTGTACGGCTCGATGACGACGGCGATCGTGGTGATGTTCTCGCTGGAGATCGGCGCGACCTTGCTGCTGATGGGGGCGCAGGTGATATCGGAATACGAGCGGGTGGGGCGCGATGGCGAGGGCGGGGAACCGAAGCCGATGGTGACGCGGCCGCCGGTGTAA
- a CDS encoding ABC transporter permease has product MNIYAIRALYQFEMARTWRTLMQSIASPVISTSLYFVVFGAAIGSRMVQVDGVRYGAFIVPGLIMMSLMTQSVANASFGIYMPKFSGTIYEILSAPISALEIVLGYVGAAASKSVILGVLILITARCFVDFEIVHPFWMMVFMVLTAIAFSLLGFIIGIWADGFEKVQIVPMLVITPLSFLGGSFYSMSMLPPFWQKVALFNPVVYLISGFRWSFYGVSDVGVALSAGMGVGLLAVCMAAIWWIFKTGYKLRA; this is encoded by the coding sequence ATGAACATCTACGCAATTCGCGCGCTGTACCAGTTCGAAATGGCGCGCACCTGGCGCACCCTCATGCAGAGCATTGCGTCGCCGGTCATCTCGACGTCGCTGTACTTCGTCGTGTTCGGCGCGGCGATCGGCTCGCGCATGGTGCAGGTCGATGGCGTGCGGTACGGCGCCTTCATCGTGCCTGGCCTGATCATGATGTCGCTAATGACGCAAAGCGTGGCCAACGCCTCGTTCGGCATCTACATGCCCAAGTTCTCCGGCACCATCTACGAAATACTGTCGGCGCCGATTTCCGCGCTGGAGATCGTGCTCGGCTACGTCGGCGCTGCGGCCAGCAAGTCGGTGATTCTCGGCGTGCTGATATTAATTACCGCGCGCTGCTTTGTCGACTTCGAGATCGTGCATCCGTTCTGGATGATGGTGTTCATGGTGCTGACGGCGATCGCCTTCAGCCTGCTCGGCTTCATCATCGGCATCTGGGCGGACGGCTTCGAGAAGGTCCAGATCGTGCCGATGCTGGTCATCACGCCGCTGTCGTTCTTGGGCGGAAGCTTCTACTCGATGAGCATGCTGCCGCCGTTCTGGCAGAAGGTGGCGCTGTTCAATCCGGTGGTGTATTTGATCAGCGGCTTCCGCTGGAGCTTTTATGGCGTGTCGGACGTGGGCGTGGCGCTCAGCGCCGGCATGGGCGTCGGCCTGCTGGCCGTGTGCATGGCCGCGATCTGGTGGATCTTCAAGACCGGCTACAAGCTGCGCGCCTGA
- a CDS encoding ABC transporter ATP-binding protein, with product MQAIISVKQLSKVYESGHQALKAVDLEIRRGEIFALLGPNGAGKTTLINTICGIVNPSSGTILADGHDVVRDYRAARAKIGLVPQELATDAFESVRATVSLSRGIFGKPPNPAHIEKLLRQLSLWDKRDARIMTLSGGMKRRVMIAKALSHEPQILFLDEPTAGVDVVLRRDMWDMVRGLRDQGVTIILTTHYIEEAEEMADRIGVIRKGEIILVEDKAALMHKLGKKQLTLHLQRPLAEIPAALAGQALALSADGNELVYTFDAQSEQTGIAELFRQLEAHGIDFKDLQSNQSSLEDIFVNLVEAHA from the coding sequence ATGCAAGCGATCATCTCAGTGAAGCAGCTTTCGAAGGTGTACGAGTCGGGCCACCAGGCGCTGAAGGCGGTCGACCTGGAGATCCGCCGCGGCGAAATCTTCGCCCTGCTCGGCCCGAACGGCGCTGGCAAGACCACCCTGATCAACACCATCTGCGGCATCGTCAATCCGAGCAGCGGCACCATCCTCGCCGACGGCCACGACGTCGTCCGCGACTACCGCGCCGCGCGCGCGAAGATCGGCCTGGTGCCGCAGGAGCTGGCTACCGACGCATTCGAAAGCGTGCGCGCCACGGTCAGCCTGTCGCGCGGGATCTTCGGCAAGCCGCCCAATCCCGCGCACATCGAAAAGCTGCTGCGCCAGCTGTCGCTGTGGGACAAGCGCGACGCGCGCATCATGACGCTGTCGGGCGGCATGAAACGGCGCGTGATGATCGCCAAGGCGCTGTCGCACGAGCCGCAGATCCTGTTCCTCGACGAGCCCACCGCCGGCGTCGATGTGGTCCTGCGGCGCGACATGTGGGACATGGTGCGCGGCCTGCGCGACCAGGGAGTGACGATCATCCTGACCACCCACTACATCGAGGAAGCCGAGGAAATGGCCGACCGCATCGGCGTGATCCGCAAGGGCGAGATCATCCTGGTCGAGGACAAGGCGGCGCTGATGCACAAGCTGGGCAAGAAGCAGCTGACCCTGCACCTGCAACGCCCGCTGGCCGAGATCCCCGCGGCGCTGGCCGGCCAGGCGCTGGCGCTGTCGGCCGACGGCAATGAGCTGGTCTACACCTTCGATGCGCAAAGCGAGCAGACCGGCATCGCGGAACTGTTCCGCCAGCTCGAAGCGCACGGCATCGACTTCAAGGACCTGCAGTCGAACCAAAGCTCGCTCGAAGACATTTTTGTGAATCTGGTGGAGGCGCACGCATGA
- a CDS encoding PEP-CTERM sorting domain-containing protein, whose protein sequence is MRSRIAAGFWKRKSSMVEAGKGKGAQWTRARRVLASLGVACCLAASPALAENILFVGNSFTFAAGTPIMQFKSNFVTDLNRNGTGGVPALFKLFTLQAGLDYDVFLETQPGAGIDWHLKHRLPELRARRWQTVVLQSYSTLDEKRPGDGALLAKSVGQMTELVRKANPDVKVKLVATWSRADQTYQESGHWYGKPIDAMANDVRAAYDKAAAGARASVIPVGEAWSRAIRTGFADGNPYDGIDAGKVDLWGDDHYHASIHGYYLEALTIFGGVTGVDPRSLGAKECAGTELGMTAEQIGALEQIAFDQLAASGTATRPRAIKTADCAGLH, encoded by the coding sequence TTGCGGTCGCGAATAGCCGCCGGATTCTGGAAAAGGAAAAGCTCGATGGTCGAGGCGGGAAAAGGCAAGGGCGCGCAGTGGACGCGTGCACGACGAGTGCTGGCGTCGCTTGGCGTGGCGTGCTGCCTGGCGGCGTCGCCCGCGTTGGCCGAGAATATTCTCTTCGTCGGCAACAGCTTTACGTTCGCGGCGGGCACGCCGATCATGCAGTTCAAGTCGAACTTCGTCACCGACCTCAATCGCAATGGGACGGGCGGGGTGCCGGCCCTGTTCAAACTGTTCACCCTGCAGGCGGGGCTGGACTACGACGTCTTCCTCGAAACGCAGCCGGGGGCCGGCATCGACTGGCACCTCAAGCACAGGCTTCCTGAGCTTCGCGCGCGGCGTTGGCAGACGGTGGTCCTGCAAAGTTACAGCACGCTCGACGAGAAGCGTCCCGGCGACGGCGCGCTGCTCGCCAAATCGGTCGGGCAGATGACGGAGCTGGTGCGCAAGGCGAACCCCGATGTCAAAGTGAAGCTGGTGGCTACCTGGTCGCGGGCCGACCAGACCTACCAGGAGAGCGGACACTGGTACGGCAAGCCGATCGACGCGATGGCGAACGATGTGCGCGCCGCGTACGACAAGGCTGCGGCCGGCGCACGGGCGAGTGTCATCCCGGTTGGCGAGGCGTGGAGCAGGGCGATTAGGACTGGCTTCGCGGACGGTAATCCGTATGACGGCATCGACGCCGGCAAGGTCGACCTGTGGGGCGACGATCATTATCACGCCAGCATTCATGGATACTACCTGGAAGCGCTGACGATATTCGGCGGCGTGACCGGCGTCGATCCGCGCTCGCTGGGGGCGAAGGAATGCGCCGGCACCGAGCTGGGGATGACGGCGGAGCAGATCGGCGCGCTCGAGCAGATTGCGTTCGACCAGTTGGCAGCGTCGGGGACGGCGACGAGGCCGCGCGCCATCAAGACCGCCGACTGTGCTGGCTTGCACTAA
- the leuA gene encoding 2-isopropylmalate synthase, with the protein MMMQNPAAKYRPFPAVNLADRTWPNKTITKPPIWMSTDLRDGNQALIEPMSPEKKLRFFEMLVKIGLKEIEVGFPSASQTDFDFVRKLIDEDRIPDDVTIIVLTQSRDELIRRTVESAVGARRAIVHLYNSVAPVFRKVVFNMTREEITQIAVTGTQLVKDLVAQHPHTEWGFEYSPESFSTTELDFSRDICNAVSAVWQPTPERKMIFNLPSTVECSTPNVYADQIEWMSRNLARRESIVISVHPHNDRGTAIASAELAVMAGADRVEGCLFGNGERTGNVDLVTLAMNLYTQGVHPGLDFSDIDAVRQVVEECNQLPVHPRHPYAGDLVFTAFSGSHQDAIKKGFAQQRPDAIWEVPYLPIDPADLGRSYDAMIRVNSQSGKGGMAYLLEQEFGLQLPRRLQIEFSRAVQKVADASGREIAASEIHDIFCREYFDQVTPYAYGAHRMVEDSSSDEPVQIDIALTHRQASMALQGGGNGPIDAFVNALGLDIKLMDYHEHAIGSGANARAACYVELRLANGPTMFGAGIDSNIVTASFKAVLSAVNRQLAAVPEAVAA; encoded by the coding sequence ATGATGATGCAGAACCCGGCAGCCAAATACCGTCCCTTCCCCGCAGTGAACCTGGCCGACCGCACCTGGCCCAACAAGACCATCACGAAGCCGCCGATCTGGATGAGCACCGATCTGCGCGACGGCAACCAGGCGCTGATCGAGCCGATGAGCCCCGAGAAAAAACTGCGCTTCTTCGAGATGCTGGTGAAGATCGGCCTGAAGGAAATCGAAGTGGGCTTTCCGTCCGCCTCGCAGACCGACTTCGATTTCGTGCGCAAGCTGATCGACGAAGACCGCATCCCGGACGACGTGACCATCATCGTGCTGACCCAGTCGCGCGACGAGCTGATCCGCCGCACGGTCGAATCGGCGGTTGGCGCCAGGCGCGCCATTGTCCACCTCTACAACTCGGTGGCGCCGGTTTTCCGCAAGGTCGTCTTCAACATGACGCGCGAGGAGATCACCCAGATCGCCGTCACCGGCACGCAGCTGGTAAAGGACCTGGTCGCGCAGCATCCGCATACCGAATGGGGCTTCGAGTATTCGCCGGAGTCGTTCTCCACCACCGAACTCGATTTTTCGCGCGACATTTGTAACGCCGTCAGTGCCGTGTGGCAGCCCACGCCCGAGCGCAAGATGATCTTCAACCTGCCCTCGACGGTCGAATGCAGCACGCCGAACGTGTACGCCGACCAGATCGAATGGATGTCGCGCAACCTCGCGCGGCGCGAATCGATCGTCATCAGCGTCCACCCGCACAACGACCGCGGCACCGCGATCGCCTCGGCCGAACTGGCGGTGATGGCCGGCGCCGACCGCGTCGAGGGCTGCCTGTTCGGCAATGGCGAGCGCACCGGCAACGTGGACCTGGTGACGCTGGCGATGAACCTGTACACGCAGGGCGTGCATCCGGGCCTGGACTTTTCCGACATCGACGCGGTGCGCCAGGTGGTCGAGGAGTGCAACCAGCTGCCGGTTCATCCGCGCCATCCGTACGCGGGCGACCTGGTGTTCACCGCGTTCTCCGGCTCGCACCAGGACGCCATCAAGAAAGGCTTCGCGCAGCAGCGTCCGGACGCGATCTGGGAAGTGCCGTATTTGCCGATCGACCCGGCCGATCTTGGCCGCAGCTACGACGCGATGATCCGCGTGAACAGCCAGTCCGGCAAGGGCGGCATGGCGTATTTGCTCGAGCAGGAGTTCGGCCTGCAACTGCCGCGCCGCTTGCAGATCGAGTTTTCGCGCGCCGTGCAGAAGGTGGCCGACGCCAGCGGCCGCGAGATCGCGGCAAGCGAAATCCACGACATCTTCTGCCGCGAGTATTTCGACCAGGTGACGCCGTATGCGTACGGCGCGCACCGGATGGTGGAGGACAGCAGCAGCGACGAACCGGTGCAGATCGACATCGCGCTCACTCACCGCCAGGCCAGCATGGCGCTGCAGGGCGGCGGGAACGGGCCGATCGACGCGTTCGTCAATGCGCTTGGACTGGATATCAAGCTGATGGATTATCACGAGCACGCGATCGGTTCGGGCGCGAATGCGCGCGCGGCGTGCTACGTCGAACTGCGGCTGGCGAACGGTCCGACCATGTTCGGCGCGGGCATAGACAGCAATATCGTCACGGCCTCGTTCAAGGCGGTGCTGAGCGCGGTGAATCGGCAGCTGGCTGCGGTGCCGGAGGCAGTGGCCGCGTAG
- the ybaL gene encoding YbaL family putative K(+) efflux transporter, whose product MHHNLSLITTFAAALGFGLLFGMLALRLRLPALVGYLAAGILIGPATPGFVADVALSGQLAEIGVMLLMFGVGLHFSIKDLMDVRKIALPGAILQIVVATLMGIGLALGWGWSLGGGLVFGIALSVASTVVLLRALEDRGILDSLNGRIAVGWLVVEDLVTVLVLVLLPAIAGPLGGVGADSTRPLWQTLAITFGQVAAFVAFMLIVGRKLFPWLLWRVAKTGSREMFTLCVIAAAVGIAYGSSEIFGVSFALGAFFAGMVLRESELSHRAAEESLPLRDAFSVLFFVSVGMLFDPMVIVQSPLKVLAVVGVIIFGKSLAAFVLVLLLRYPLNTALTVSASLAQIGEFSFILAGMGMQLKLMPAEGQSLILAGAIISIAVNPLLFKAVEPLQKWIRSKSELARRMERSEDPLALLPMSTDHAKLSGQVVLVGYGRVGRRIARDLAARGVHYVVAEQNRELVEELRKRGVPAVAGDAGEPAVLIQAHIARAAMLVVATPDTFRVRAMIETARALNPSVGIVVRTHSEGEADLLRSEHAGKVFLGEHELADSMTQYVLSHLKAEAPH is encoded by the coding sequence ATGCACCACAACCTCAGCCTCATCACCACTTTTGCCGCCGCCCTCGGATTCGGACTCTTGTTCGGCATGCTGGCCTTGCGCCTGCGGCTTCCGGCGCTGGTCGGCTATCTCGCCGCCGGCATCCTGATCGGTCCGGCCACGCCGGGCTTCGTCGCCGATGTCGCGCTGTCGGGCCAGCTGGCCGAAATCGGCGTGATGCTGCTGATGTTCGGCGTCGGCCTGCATTTTTCGATCAAGGACCTGATGGATGTGCGCAAGATCGCGCTGCCCGGCGCAATCCTGCAAATCGTCGTGGCCACGCTGATGGGCATCGGGCTGGCGCTCGGGTGGGGCTGGAGCCTGGGCGGGGGACTGGTGTTCGGCATCGCGCTGTCGGTCGCCAGCACCGTGGTGCTGCTGCGCGCGCTGGAAGACCGCGGCATCCTCGATTCGCTCAACGGCCGCATCGCCGTCGGCTGGCTGGTGGTCGAAGACCTGGTCACGGTGCTGGTGCTGGTGCTGCTGCCGGCGATCGCGGGCCCGCTGGGCGGCGTCGGCGCCGACAGCACCCGTCCGCTGTGGCAGACCCTCGCCATCACTTTCGGCCAGGTCGCCGCTTTCGTCGCTTTCATGCTGATCGTCGGGCGCAAGCTGTTCCCGTGGCTGCTGTGGCGCGTCGCCAAGACCGGCTCGCGCGAGATGTTCACGCTGTGCGTGATCGCCGCCGCCGTCGGCATCGCCTACGGCTCGTCCGAGATCTTCGGCGTGTCGTTCGCGCTGGGCGCCTTCTTCGCCGGCATGGTGCTGCGCGAATCGGAACTGAGCCACCGCGCCGCGGAAGAATCGCTGCCGCTGCGCGACGCGTTCTCGGTGCTGTTCTTCGTCTCGGTCGGCATGCTGTTCGATCCGATGGTGATCGTGCAAAGCCCGCTGAAGGTGCTCGCCGTGGTGGGCGTGATCATCTTCGGCAAGTCGCTGGCCGCGTTCGTGCTGGTGCTGCTGCTGCGCTACCCGCTCAACACCGCGCTGACGGTGTCGGCCAGCCTGGCGCAGATCGGCGAGTTCTCGTTCATCCTGGCCGGCATGGGCATGCAATTGAAGCTGATGCCGGCCGAGGGCCAGAGCCTGATCCTGGCCGGCGCCATCATCTCGATCGCGGTCAATCCGCTGCTGTTCAAGGCGGTCGAGCCGCTGCAGAAATGGATCCGCTCGAAGTCGGAACTGGCGCGCCGCATGGAGCGCAGCGAAGATCCGCTGGCGCTGCTGCCGATGTCCACCGACCACGCGAAGCTGAGCGGGCAGGTGGTGCTGGTTGGGTACGGCCGGGTGGGCAGGCGCATCGCGCGCGACTTGGCCGCGCGCGGCGTGCACTACGTCGTCGCGGAGCAGAACCGCGAGCTGGTCGAGGAGTTGCGCAAGCGGGGCGTGCCGGCTGTGGCGGGCGATGCGGGCGAGCCGGCGGTGCTCATCCAGGCGCACATCGCGCGCGCGGCGATGCTGGTGGTGGCCACGCCCGACACGTTCCGTGTGCGGGCCATGATCGAAACGGCGCGCGCGCTCAATCCGTCGGTCGGGATCGTGGTGCGCACGCACAGCGAGGGAGAAGCCGATTTGCTGCGCAGCGAACACGCAGGGAAGGTGTTCCTGGGCGAGCACGAACTGGCCGACAGCATGACCCAGTATGTGCTGTCGCACCTGAAGGCGGAAGCGCCTCATTAG
- the trpS gene encoding tryptophan--tRNA ligase yields MSTQPIILTGDRTTGPLHLGHYLGSLRARVQLQHEAKQFLLLADAQAMTDNVGKHQKVTDNVIEVALDYLAAGIDPEKSTIFIQSQVIELAELTQYLMNLVTVARLERNPTIKQEIVHRGFERDIPAGFLVYPVSQAADITAFKATMVPVGDDQLPMIEQTNELVRKFNSTVDRQVLVECKAVLSAVTRLPGIDGKAKMSKSLGNSIALGATPDEISKAVKMMYTDPNHLRVDDPGQVEGNVVFSFLDAFEPDTAKVDELKAHYRRGGLGDGVLKKMLNERLQEAIAPIRAERERLARDRGEMLNVLRRGTEKAREAAAQTLSEVKGALGLNYFG; encoded by the coding sequence ATGTCCACGCAACCGATCATCCTTACCGGCGACCGCACCACCGGCCCGCTGCACCTCGGCCACTACCTCGGCTCGCTGCGCGCGCGCGTCCAGCTGCAGCACGAAGCGAAGCAGTTCCTGCTGCTGGCCGACGCCCAGGCCATGACCGACAACGTCGGCAAGCACCAGAAGGTCACCGACAACGTGATCGAAGTCGCGCTCGACTACCTCGCGGCCGGCATCGATCCGGAAAAATCGACGATCTTCATCCAGTCGCAGGTGATCGAGCTGGCCGAGCTGACCCAGTACCTGATGAACCTCGTGACCGTCGCGCGCCTGGAGCGCAACCCGACCATCAAGCAGGAGATCGTCCACCGCGGCTTCGAGCGCGACATCCCGGCCGGCTTCCTGGTCTACCCGGTCAGCCAGGCGGCCGACATCACCGCGTTCAAGGCGACCATGGTGCCGGTCGGCGACGACCAGCTGCCGATGATCGAGCAAACCAATGAACTGGTCCGCAAATTCAACAGCACGGTGGATCGCCAGGTGCTGGTCGAGTGCAAGGCCGTGCTGTCGGCCGTGACTCGCCTGCCCGGCATCGACGGCAAGGCCAAGATGAGCAAGTCGCTGGGGAACTCGATCGCGCTGGGTGCCACGCCGGATGAAATCAGCAAGGCGGTCAAGATGATGTACACCGACCCGAACCACCTGCGCGTGGACGATCCGGGCCAGGTCGAAGGCAACGTGGTGTTCTCCTTCCTCGACGCGTTCGAGCCGGATACGGCGAAGGTGGACGAGCTGAAGGCGCACTACCGCCGCGGCGGGCTGGGCGACGGCGTGCTGAAGAAGATGCTCAACGAGCGCCTGCAGGAAGCAATCGCGCCGATCCGCGCCGAACGCGAGCGGCTGGCCAGGGACCGCGGCGAGATGCTCAACGTGCTGCGCCGCGGCACCGAGAAAGCGCGCGAAGCGGCGGCGCAGACGCTGTCCGAAGTCAAGGGCGCGCTGGGCCTGAACTACTTCGGCTGA